One genomic region from Cetobacterium sp. 8H encodes:
- a CDS encoding toxin-antitoxin system YwqK family antitoxin produces MIKKISLTFFILFKFSFSELIQVDYSKILNKNGKIFVKNLGSPLTGMVKYKKDREFYKNGIPEGKWLSFYSNGKIKSIENWKNGQLNGKYILYSENGYKTFQTYYLKGKDHGLFRLYHDNGKLHIVGNFYNGQAIGIWNYYNEKGDLIGKLDYSKQGHFDQSN; encoded by the coding sequence ATGATTAAAAAGATAAGTTTAACTTTTTTTATACTTTTTAAATTCTCTTTTTCAGAGTTAATACAAGTTGATTACTCTAAAATTTTAAACAAAAATGGGAAAATTTTCGTCAAAAATTTGGGAAGTCCTTTAACAGGTATGGTAAAATACAAAAAAGACAGGGAATTCTATAAAAACGGAATACCAGAAGGGAAGTGGTTATCTTTTTATTCTAATGGAAAAATTAAATCGATCGAGAATTGGAAAAATGGACAATTAAATGGTAAATATATACTGTATAGCGAAAATGGTTATAAAACATTTCAAACATATTATTTAAAAGGAAAGGATCACGGACTTTTTAGATTATACCACGACAATGGTAAATTACATATAGTAGGGAATTTTTATAATGGGCAAGCCATAGGAATTTGGAATTACTATAATGAAAAAGGAGATCTTATAGGAAAGTTAGATTATAGTAAGCAAGGACATTTTGACCAATCAAATTAA
- a CDS encoding M48 family metallopeptidase yields MKKIFVISATSLLLFSCSNIEMQLPEKNKVVVPSVKNPILQQDNFYLNESGVTYLYDLIQRDLNANSTRAYLPSQISSTMDVYAGETLIINNINADRVKIISSPVKTDYNFTISGNTLKFNSLYQGEYIAEIYKGFAYMGTVKIKNKLKYDFTEKDNYDIILNSYNNKNLDLLVKSAHLYSIAFPRNSKQKDIAFMVLDLGDINGNQLLINKEIRYLKDNFSLNENEKIKLLALEEKYSDGVFIINNYYLDYNRNNLKLNTEIMRAIQRKNSSTVDELQFLEKFYSDSQESQLAALIGKLYTLNGDSDKGNYYLSLSGSSGEFTMPLVPTDSNTTTLNPLEQVSKDNQIIQESNITSNSSKDISSGIDALNRKSYNEALIFFNKAENNSETYFYRGKTYFSMNNYDKALLDFDKVSNPGENTSELYYYLGVIYHKKGDLEKAKEYLRKSRENNPSSTWGRKSSIYLLKL; encoded by the coding sequence ATGAAAAAAATATTTGTAATTTCTGCTACATCTTTACTTTTATTCAGTTGTTCTAACATTGAGATGCAACTTCCTGAAAAAAATAAAGTTGTTGTACCTAGTGTAAAAAATCCTATTTTACAACAAGATAATTTTTATTTAAATGAATCTGGGGTTACTTATCTTTATGATTTAATTCAAAGAGATTTAAATGCTAATTCAACTAGAGCGTATCTTCCTTCACAGATCTCTTCTACTATGGATGTTTATGCTGGAGAAACTCTTATAATTAATAATATTAATGCGGATAGAGTTAAAATTATATCTTCACCTGTTAAAACTGATTATAATTTCACTATAAGTGGAAATACTTTAAAATTTAATAGTTTATATCAAGGTGAATATATTGCTGAAATTTATAAAGGTTTCGCGTATATGGGAACTGTAAAAATTAAAAATAAGTTGAAATATGATTTTACTGAGAAAGATAATTATGATATAATTTTAAACAGCTACAATAATAAAAATTTAGATCTGTTAGTAAAAAGTGCCCACTTATATTCAATTGCTTTTCCTAGAAATAGCAAACAAAAAGATATTGCATTTATGGTCTTAGACTTAGGTGATATAAATGGCAATCAACTTTTAATTAATAAAGAAATAAGATATTTAAAAGATAATTTCTCACTTAATGAAAATGAGAAAATAAAACTTCTTGCTCTAGAAGAAAAATATAGTGATGGTGTTTTTATTATCAATAACTATTATTTAGATTATAATCGTAATAATCTAAAACTTAATACTGAGATAATGAGAGCTATCCAGAGAAAAAATAGCTCTACAGTGGATGAACTGCAATTTTTAGAAAAATTCTATAGTGACTCTCAAGAGTCCCAACTTGCAGCTTTAATAGGAAAATTATATACACTTAATGGGGATTCTGATAAAGGAAATTATTATTTAAGTTTAAGTGGTAGTAGCGGTGAGTTTACAATGCCATTAGTACCTACTGACTCAAATACAACTACTCTTAATCCATTAGAACAAGTATCTAAAGATAACCAGATTATTCAGGAGTCAAATATAACTTCTAATTCATCTAAAGATATTTCGAGTGGTATAGATGCTCTTAACCGTAAAAGCTATAATGAAGCCTTAATTTTTTTCAACAAAGCAGAAAATAATTCTGAAACATATTTTTATCGTGGAAAAACATATTTCTCGATGAATAATTATGATAAAGCTCTTTTAGATTTTGATAAAGTCAGCAATCCAGGAGAAAATACTTCTGAACTTTATTATTATTTAGGTGTTATCTATCATAAAAAAGGAGATTTAGAAAAGGCAAAAGAATATTTAAGAAAATCTAGAGAAAATAACCCTAGTAGTACTTGGGGTAGAAAAAGTAGCATATATTTATTGAAACTATAA
- a CDS encoding YoaK family protein translates to MKDKDYYIIVASICFFSGFINIITLTYFSYPISHYSGTFTLVAKYIYDIRFYKKLSELIIMIFCFIGGSILSSVISTNFEEINIKRYGKVIVVFGSIVLISYFLDKTDKLFLFFLTLTMGFQNGMSIRFKGSLIRSTHMTGNLTDLGSYIGEVLKGEKDKIENIFLSALEIGQYILGGLVALILLYFFKSYTLLLYGILYISCGLYMSSRK, encoded by the coding sequence ATGAAAGATAAAGATTATTATATAATAGTTGCATCAATTTGTTTTTTTAGTGGATTTATAAATATTATAACGTTAACTTATTTTAGTTATCCGATATCACATTACTCAGGAACATTTACTTTAGTTGCAAAATATATTTATGATATTAGATTTTATAAAAAATTGAGTGAACTTATTATAATGATATTTTGTTTTATTGGAGGTTCAATTTTATCTTCTGTTATAAGCACTAATTTTGAAGAAATAAATATTAAGCGGTATGGAAAAGTAATAGTAGTTTTTGGGAGTATAGTACTAATAAGTTACTTTTTAGATAAAACTGATAAATTGTTTTTATTTTTTTTAACGTTAACTATGGGATTTCAAAATGGAATGTCAATAAGATTTAAAGGCAGTTTAATAAGAAGCACTCATATGACCGGAAATTTGACTGATTTAGGGAGTTATATAGGAGAAGTTCTAAAGGGTGAAAAGGATAAAATTGAGAATATATTTTTATCAGCTTTAGAAATAGGACAGTATATTTTAGGAGGGCTAGTTGCTTTAATTCTATTATATTTCTTTAAATCCTATACACTATTATTGTATGGGATACTTTATATAAGCTGTGGCTTATATATGAGTTCAAGAAAATAA
- a CDS encoding tetratricopeptide repeat protein translates to MRYLSMLFFIGILFIQSFSYNIDDYLFFDKALKANQRKDYKESEFFYRIYERNYSDSYPLTSNYAKYYIAKNYMDLGKYDEAILYFSRAVYVPEEYVKQETKKTNFFQYRRDYYTGEIYLKMNDSEKSREFLERLVTDYYDPQLMIYEIKALNILRKSNPKYERIYRAKYEDDLSVINDMSVEELKGLSKYFFEKKDYKSAKIILEKLNTYPSVKNEIEIRYLETLLKLNENKKIIELTTHKKDVKYIFIRARAYEQLKDYPRAIYNYNLLDGTEYENKGMYRAARIYFKLEEYKKAKEIVDNITSKSESVEELQLDLYLKFQNRNKFMKYYQEFREKYPENPKLGLYYMVYTKLLSNSSQPWNMADYSIFFTSNYVVRNYIDSLENFELKETFKEQILKNALTQIGELKNPELLDLATHSNNFDLDVTSTRDKITIIDSFAKSEFYKEAFERTKKYKQDIYRYKNLLHNIYPKYYRNEVERARKKNLIPQSLIYTVIYMESGFDRKNNKYDRIGLMGIPKEKLIDKKDYYDPENNINLGTKLLKESYEKNDAMILKTLIDYIYGEEVLKSLNFEIDGDLKLETISDDKLQKEIEGIVYTYAFYSAIYN, encoded by the coding sequence GTGAGATATTTAAGTATGTTATTTTTTATAGGAATACTGTTTATTCAAAGCTTTTCATATAATATAGATGACTATCTTTTTTTTGATAAAGCTTTAAAAGCAAATCAAAGAAAAGATTACAAAGAAAGTGAATTTTTTTATAGGATATACGAAAGAAATTATAGTGATTCATACCCATTAACTAGTAATTATGCTAAGTATTATATAGCAAAAAATTATATGGATTTAGGAAAATATGATGAAGCAATATTATATTTTAGTAGAGCGGTATATGTTCCGGAAGAGTATGTTAAACAAGAAACTAAAAAGACTAATTTTTTTCAATATAGACGAGATTACTATACAGGAGAGATATATTTGAAAATGAATGACTCAGAAAAAAGTCGTGAATTTTTAGAAAGATTAGTAACGGATTATTATGATCCTCAACTGATGATATATGAAATAAAAGCTTTGAATATTTTGAGAAAATCAAATCCCAAATATGAACGTATATACAGAGCTAAATATGAAGATGACTTGTCAGTGATAAATGACATGAGTGTGGAAGAATTGAAAGGATTAAGCAAATATTTTTTTGAAAAAAAGGATTATAAAAGTGCAAAAATTATATTGGAAAAATTAAATACATATCCTAGTGTCAAAAATGAGATTGAAATAAGATATTTAGAAACATTGCTAAAGCTAAATGAAAATAAAAAAATAATAGAATTAACAACACATAAAAAGGACGTTAAATATATTTTTATAAGAGCTCGAGCATATGAACAACTAAAGGATTATCCAAGGGCAATATACAATTATAATTTATTAGATGGGACCGAATATGAAAATAAGGGGATGTATAGAGCTGCTAGAATTTATTTTAAATTAGAGGAGTATAAAAAAGCTAAAGAGATTGTGGATAATATAACTTCTAAAAGTGAGTCTGTAGAGGAATTACAGTTAGATCTTTATTTGAAATTCCAAAATAGAAATAAATTCATGAAATATTATCAAGAGTTCAGAGAGAAGTATCCTGAAAATCCGAAGTTAGGATTGTATTATATGGTTTATACAAAACTTTTGAGCAATAGTAGTCAGCCTTGGAATATGGCAGATTATAGTATATTTTTTACAAGTAACTATGTTGTTAGGAATTATATTGACTCTTTAGAGAATTTTGAACTTAAGGAAACATTTAAAGAGCAAATTTTGAAAAATGCATTGACGCAGATAGGTGAATTAAAAAATCCAGAACTACTAGATTTGGCAACGCATAGTAATAATTTTGATTTAGATGTGACAAGCACAAGAGATAAAATAACTATCATAGATAGTTTTGCTAAGAGTGAATTTTATAAAGAAGCTTTTGAAAGAACTAAGAAATATAAGCAAGATATTTACAGGTACAAGAATTTGCTACATAATATTTATCCTAAATATTACCGGAATGAAGTTGAGCGAGCTAGAAAGAAAAATTTAATTCCACAATCATTAATTTATACAGTTATTTATATGGAAAGTGGATTTGATAGAAAAAATAATAAGTATGATAGGATTGGACTTATGGGAATTCCTAAGGAAAAATTAATAGATAAAAAAGATTATTATGATCCAGAAAATAATATTAATTTAGGAACTAAATTGTTAAAAGAAAGTTATGAAAAAAATGATGCAATGATTTTAAAAACACTCATAGATTATATATATGGTGAAGAAGTATTGAAAAGTTTAAATTTTGAAATAGATGGAGATTTAAAGTTAGAAACAATTAGTGATGATAAGTTACAAAAAGAAATAGAAGGAATAGTTTACACATATGCTTTTTATAGTGCAATATACAATTAA
- the rlmH gene encoding 23S rRNA (pseudouridine(1915)-N(3))-methyltransferase RlmH has translation MNINIICVGKIKEKYIIDGIQEFSKRLQAFGKLKIIELKEDGNDINRTISIEKESKAILETLEKNKGFKVLLDIQGKNFSSEEMATQIEKIGVNGDSTINFIIGGSYGTSDTLRKAVDLKLSFSKMTFPHQLMRLILIEQIYRWFSIIKNTKYHK, from the coding sequence ATGAATATAAATATAATTTGCGTAGGAAAAATTAAAGAAAAATATATTATTGATGGTATTCAAGAGTTTTCGAAAAGACTTCAGGCTTTTGGAAAACTTAAAATTATTGAATTAAAAGAGGATGGAAATGATATTAATAGAACTATTTCTATTGAAAAAGAGTCTAAAGCTATATTAGAAACTTTAGAAAAAAACAAAGGATTTAAAGTTCTTTTAGATATTCAAGGAAAAAACTTTTCCTCTGAAGAGATGGCAACACAAATTGAAAAAATTGGTGTCAATGGTGATAGTACAATCAACTTCATTATTGGAGGATCTTACGGTACTTCTGACACGCTAAGAAAAGCTGTTGATTTAAAACTTAGCTTTTCTAAAATGACTTTTCCTCATCAACTGATGAGACTAATTCTGATAGAACAAATTTATAGATGGTTTAGTATTATAAAAAATACTAAATATCATAAATAA
- a CDS encoding SoxR reducing system RseC family protein, which yields MKNSGIVKEKKSNKITISMYKESACSHCNKCSDSTKITNNFTLISDRKDIEVGDIVTFEMEDRQVFKAALIVYIIPLIAMFIGYFLGDSYGFSEGENIGISFLALVLSFLGIFIYDKKIVKNRMEESVKIISIEKKEEK from the coding sequence ATGAAAAATAGTGGAATCGTAAAAGAAAAAAAAAGTAATAAAATAACAATTTCGATGTATAAAGAGAGCGCGTGTTCTCACTGTAACAAGTGCAGTGATAGTACAAAAATTACAAATAATTTTACTTTAATATCAGATAGAAAAGATATTGAAGTTGGTGATATAGTAACATTTGAAATGGAGGATAGACAGGTTTTTAAAGCGGCATTAATAGTGTATATAATACCACTTATAGCCATGTTTATTGGATATTTTTTAGGTGATAGTTATGGGTTTTCTGAAGGTGAAAATATAGGGATATCATTTTTAGCCTTAGTTTTATCATTTTTAGGAATATTCATTTATGATAAAAAAATTGTAAAAAATAGAATGGAAGAATCGGTTAAAATAATTTCGATAGAAAAAAAAGAGGAGAAATAA
- a CDS encoding DUF1934 family protein, translating to MAKIIINSLDSFGESVSQRMIAKKEIKDEFTIFTYDNRYGKGEIRISPSLTEIFKFGEIESKLIIKPDSKTNFIYNTSYFKKNFNIFCKKYFYSENKLTITYVIYDNNVEINQLEIEIIEVQ from the coding sequence ATGGCTAAAATAATTATAAATAGCCTCGATTCTTTTGGAGAAAGCGTTTCTCAAAGAATGATTGCAAAAAAAGAAATTAAAGATGAATTTACCATTTTTACTTATGATAATAGATATGGGAAAGGAGAGATTAGAATCTCCCCATCTCTTACCGAAATTTTTAAATTTGGTGAAATTGAAAGTAAACTTATTATTAAACCAGACTCTAAGACAAATTTTATCTATAACACATCTTATTTCAAAAAAAATTTCAATATTTTTTGTAAAAAATATTTTTATTCTGAAAATAAGTTGACAATTACCTATGTTATATATGATAATAATGTTGAGATAAATCAATTAGAGATTGAAATAATTGAAGTACAATAA
- a CDS encoding STAS-like domain-containing protein codes for MKIKVRKYFNSSVLVNPDKAKMFCDKLKDILKKEKEVVLDFTGIKATTLVFLFVLFTNLWNEYGKELNSKLSIKNASENFFNQLLYLKKNYKSLKEKFLGVHSNFEIAYIG; via the coding sequence ATGAAAATAAAAGTAAGAAAATACTTCAATAGCTCTGTGCTAGTAAATCCAGACAAAGCTAAAATGTTTTGTGATAAATTGAAAGATATATTAAAAAAAGAAAAAGAAGTTGTTTTAGATTTTACAGGAATAAAAGCAACAACATTGGTGTTTTTATTTGTACTGTTTACCAATTTGTGGAATGAATATGGAAAAGAATTAAATAGTAAATTATCAATAAAAAATGCTTCAGAAAACTTTTTTAATCAGTTATTATATTTAAAGAAAAACTATAAAAGTTTAAAAGAAAAGTTCCTAGGAGTTCATAGTAATTTCGAGATTGCATACATCGGATAA
- a CDS encoding LrgB family protein — protein MKEFLFDNAFFGIFISLFAFKIGRDIFNKFKLPILNPIFIAIILIFIFMEGFNIPTSYYNKGGDILGFFIAPATVCLAIPLYKELKTLKKHYKVIFLGSIVGSMTAILSVIGLGELLGIKDVILLSFVPKSITTPIGIEVSKILGGIPSITVFAIMVTGITGNIFAPMMLKLFKIESAIAKGLGIGISSHAVGTSKAIEMGEVEGAMSALSIVIAGIITIFIAPIIVTFL, from the coding sequence ATGAAAGAATTTTTATTTGATAATGCTTTTTTTGGAATTTTTATAAGTTTGTTTGCATTTAAAATTGGAAGAGATATCTTTAATAAATTTAAACTTCCTATTTTAAATCCAATTTTTATTGCAATTATTCTAATTTTTATATTTATGGAAGGTTTTAATATCCCAACATCTTATTATAATAAAGGTGGAGATATTCTAGGCTTTTTTATAGCCCCTGCGACTGTTTGCCTGGCTATTCCTTTATACAAAGAATTGAAGACCCTTAAAAAGCACTATAAAGTCATTTTTTTAGGTTCTATCGTAGGGTCTATGACAGCTATTTTATCTGTTATTGGCCTAGGGGAACTACTAGGAATCAAAGATGTTATTTTACTATCTTTCGTTCCAAAGTCTATTACAACACCTATTGGTATTGAAGTTAGTAAAATTTTAGGTGGTATTCCTTCTATAACAGTTTTTGCTATTATGGTTACTGGTATTACAGGGAATATTTTTGCACCAATGATGTTAAAATTATTTAAAATAGAGAGTGCTATTGCTAAAGGGCTTGGTATCGGTATATCAAGTCATGCTGTAGGTACAAGTAAGGCTATTGAAATGGGGGAAGTTGAAGGTGCTATGAGTGCTCTTTCAATTGTTATTGCTGGAATTATTACAATCTTTATCGCTCCTATTATTGTTACTTTTCTATAA
- the lysS gene encoding lysine--tRNA ligase codes for MEKYFDRVGKERLVMEQWEKVKELEELGVYPFGKRYDKAFMIGDLLSSSPESETVFKTAGRIMGFREQGKAVFAHIEDQTGRIQVYIRQDQIGEELYTIVKKLGAGDIIGVEGKLFLTQKGELTLRVSYVELLSKNVRALPEKFHGLTDVETRYRKRYLDLIMNREVKDTFIKRVRIINGVREFLNKKGFLEVETPMMHPIVGGAAAKPFITHHNALDMELYLRIAPELYLKRLIIGGFDKVYEINRNFRNEGMSTRHNPEFTMMELYQAYADYNDMMDLTESLFQYLATEVLGTTKIEYNNKEIDLGKFNRIHMVDMIKDITGADFWQELTVEEAKALAKTHHVQIADHMTTVGHIINEFFEQKCEEHIVQPTFIYGHPVEISPLAKRNSENPRFTDRFELFIDAREYANAFSELNDPADQRGRFEAQVEEALLGNDEATAVIDDDYIEALEYALPPTGGLGIGIDRAIMLLTGAPSIRDVILFPQMKRKD; via the coding sequence ATGGAAAAATACTTTGACAGAGTTGGAAAAGAACGTCTTGTAATGGAGCAATGGGAAAAAGTAAAAGAACTTGAAGAGCTTGGGGTGTATCCTTTTGGAAAGAGATACGATAAGGCTTTCATGATTGGAGATCTTTTATCATCTTCTCCTGAGTCTGAAACAGTATTTAAAACTGCTGGAAGAATTATGGGATTCAGAGAACAGGGTAAAGCTGTTTTCGCACATATTGAAGATCAAACAGGTAGAATACAAGTTTATATCAGACAAGACCAAATTGGTGAAGAGCTTTACACTATCGTTAAAAAACTTGGTGCTGGAGATATTATCGGTGTTGAAGGAAAATTATTCCTAACACAAAAAGGAGAATTAACATTAAGAGTATCTTATGTTGAGTTACTTTCAAAAAATGTTAGAGCTCTTCCTGAAAAATTCCACGGACTTACAGATGTTGAGACTAGATATAGAAAAAGATACCTAGACCTTATAATGAATAGAGAAGTTAAAGATACTTTTATCAAAAGAGTTAGAATTATAAACGGTGTTAGAGAGTTCTTAAATAAAAAAGGATTCTTAGAAGTTGAAACTCCTATGATGCACCCTATCGTTGGAGGAGCTGCAGCTAAGCCTTTCATCACTCATCATAACGCTTTAGATATGGAATTATACTTAAGAATCGCTCCTGAGCTTTACTTAAAAAGATTAATAATCGGTGGATTTGATAAAGTTTATGAAATCAACAGAAACTTTAGAAATGAAGGAATGTCAACAAGACATAACCCAGAATTTACAATGATGGAATTATACCAAGCTTATGCTGACTATAATGATATGATGGATTTAACAGAAAGCTTATTCCAATACCTAGCTACAGAGGTTTTAGGAACGACTAAAATAGAGTATAACAACAAAGAAATCGACCTTGGAAAGTTCAATAGAATTCATATGGTTGACATGATTAAAGATATAACTGGTGCTGATTTCTGGCAAGAGTTAACTGTTGAGGAAGCTAAAGCTTTAGCTAAAACTCACCATGTTCAAATTGCTGATCATATGACAACTGTTGGTCATATTATAAATGAATTCTTTGAGCAAAAATGTGAAGAGCATATTGTTCAACCTACATTTATTTATGGACACCCTGTTGAAATATCTCCTCTTGCTAAGAGAAACTCTGAAAATCCTAGATTTACAGACAGATTTGAGTTATTTATAGATGCTAGAGAGTACGCAAATGCATTCTCTGAGTTAAATGACCCAGCTGATCAAAGAGGAAGATTTGAAGCTCAAGTTGAGGAAGCTCTTTTAGGAAATGATGAAGCTACTGCTGTTATCGATGACGATTACATTGAAGCTTTAGAATATGCTTTACCTCCTACAGGTGGTTTAGGTATCGGTATTGATAGAGCTATCATGCTTTTAACTGGTGCTCCATCTATTAGAGACGTAATCCTTTTCCCACAAATGAAAAGAAAAGACTAA
- the mutL gene encoding DNA mismatch repair endonuclease MutL, producing MGVIKILDETLSNMIAAGEVVENPASLVKELLENSLDANSNYIKIAIKDGGKNLKFIDDGKGMSREDLLLCIERHATSKISSKDDLFNLCTYGFRGEALSSISAVSKMTISTKRKEDSIGYFINVSAGKITNLKEVQKSNGTEIEIKDLFFNTPARLKFLRKDSTENIRIKEIVLQEALANPTVSIILTIDGKEAIRTSGNGIENTILELFGVSILKNLKKLSFGYVGNLSLTRSSKDSIFTFVNGRPVKAKIMEEAIIDGFYTKLMKGKYPFAIIDFKIDPKTIDVNVHPSKKIIKFSDENKIYHKIYDEIIVSLNDDKNFTTGIIEVKREPSNFEFLERKEKKNLEILKINDIKIDKKIIANENIDNSKSKEEISNSLEINSQPRANQTNFIDIDNRFKPISTESKKIELLIETPRPVKELEDSDVFEPTQNIEIKKIDPISPFKVIGQFSNTFILVEENQELIIYDQHIVHERILYEKLKEQYQNQKISSQHLLVPIKVSLSSKECELLKEKINYFEDFGFEIDAFNDNDFLIRSVPNLSIKDSFENVFFEILEGLKKVKSKNEVIENMIISMSCKGAIKANEKLSIYEMEKLIKELHEIGEFTCPHGRPITFKVSLLDMEKGFKRK from the coding sequence TTGGGCGTTATTAAAATTTTAGATGAAACTCTTTCTAATATGATTGCAGCCGGTGAAGTTGTGGAAAATCCTGCTAGTTTAGTTAAAGAGCTGTTAGAGAACTCTTTAGATGCAAATAGTAATTATATTAAGATTGCTATCAAGGATGGAGGAAAAAATCTGAAATTTATAGATGATGGAAAGGGAATGTCTCGTGAAGATCTACTTCTTTGCATTGAAAGACATGCCACAAGTAAAATATCATCTAAAGATGACCTTTTCAATTTGTGTACATATGGATTTAGAGGAGAGGCTCTTTCATCTATTTCTGCTGTTTCAAAAATGACTATCTCTACTAAAAGAAAAGAAGATTCAATTGGATATTTTATAAATGTTTCTGCTGGAAAAATAACTAATCTTAAAGAGGTTCAAAAAAGTAATGGTACAGAAATAGAGATAAAAGATCTTTTTTTCAATACTCCTGCTAGACTAAAGTTTCTAAGGAAAGATTCTACTGAAAATATCCGTATAAAAGAGATTGTTCTACAAGAAGCTCTAGCTAATCCGACAGTTTCTATCATTCTTACTATAGACGGAAAAGAAGCAATTAGAACTAGTGGGAATGGAATTGAAAATACTATTTTAGAACTCTTTGGAGTGTCTATTCTAAAAAATTTAAAAAAACTTTCATTTGGATACGTTGGAAATTTATCTTTAACTCGTTCAAGCAAAGATTCTATTTTTACTTTTGTTAATGGACGACCTGTTAAGGCTAAAATTATGGAAGAGGCAATCATTGACGGTTTTTATACAAAATTAATGAAAGGTAAATATCCTTTTGCTATAATTGATTTTAAGATTGATCCAAAAACTATTGATGTTAATGTACACCCTTCTAAAAAAATCATAAAATTTTCTGATGAAAACAAAATTTATCATAAAATTTATGATGAAATCATAGTTTCGTTAAATGATGACAAAAATTTCACTACTGGCATTATTGAAGTTAAAAGAGAGCCTAGTAATTTTGAGTTTCTTGAAAGAAAAGAAAAGAAAAATCTTGAAATTTTAAAAATAAATGATATAAAGATAGATAAGAAAATTATTGCTAATGAGAATATAGATAATTCAAAATCAAAAGAGGAAATATCAAATTCTTTAGAAATTAATAGTCAACCAAGGGCTAATCAAACTAATTTTATCGATATCGATAATAGATTCAAACCAATCAGCACTGAATCTAAAAAAATTGAGCTACTCATAGAAACGCCTCGGCCTGTTAAAGAACTTGAAGATTCAGATGTTTTTGAACCAACTCAAAATATAGAAATAAAAAAAATAGACCCTATTAGCCCATTTAAGGTTATTGGACAATTTTCTAATACTTTTATTCTTGTTGAGGAAAATCAAGAATTAATTATTTATGATCAACACATAGTCCATGAGAGAATTTTATATGAAAAATTAAAAGAACAGTATCAAAACCAGAAAATATCTTCTCAACATCTTTTAGTTCCAATTAAAGTTAGTCTCTCTTCAAAAGAATGTGAACTTTTGAAAGAAAAAATTAATTATTTTGAAGACTTTGGATTTGAGATTGATGCATTTAATGACAATGATTTCTTAATTAGATCTGTTCCTAATCTATCGATAAAAGATTCTTTCGAGAATGTTTTTTTTGAGATTTTAGAAGGTCTTAAAAAAGTTAAATCTAAAAATGAAGTTATTGAAAATATGATTATCTCTATGTCTTGTAAAGGTGCTATAAAAGCAAATGAAAAACTTTCTATATATGAAATGGAAAAATTAATTAAAGAATTACACGAAATTGGAGAGTTTACATGTCCTCATGGAAGACCAATAACTTTTAAGGTCAGTTTACTAGACATGGAGAAAGGATTTAAAAGAAAATGA
- a CDS encoding CidA/LrgA family protein — protein sequence MLYEFLIILSVNYLGVILEKFFHLPTPGTVNGLIILFALLCFKVIKLNSIKNVGEFFIANMIVTFIPPSVKLLDVIDLLKVDFFKLIFLLVLTTLITMVVTALFVDFMMRGKK from the coding sequence TTGTTATACGAATTTCTTATTATTTTATCTGTTAACTATTTAGGAGTTATTTTAGAGAAATTTTTCCATCTGCCAACTCCTGGTACTGTCAATGGTCTTATTATCCTCTTTGCTTTATTATGTTTTAAAGTAATTAAACTAAACTCTATAAAAAATGTAGGAGAATTTTTTATAGCTAATATGATTGTTACTTTTATTCCCCCTAGTGTTAAACTTTTAGATGTTATTGATTTGTTGAAAGTAGACTTTTTTAAGCTTATTTTTCTTTTAGTATTAACTACTCTTATCACCATGGTTGTTACAGCTTTATTCGTTGATTTTATGATGAGGGGGAAAAAATAA